A region of Plantactinospora sp. BC1 DNA encodes the following proteins:
- the rarD gene encoding EamA family transporter RarD, with protein sequence MNQVRRGYLYGLGAYTMWGFFPLYIRLLEPAGPVEILAHRVVWSVVFVALLLAVARNWGFLRDLRHRPGKLAGIGLAAALIAVNWGAYIYGVNSERVVETALGYFINPLVVVLLGVAVLRERLRVAQWVALGIGGLAVAVLTVDYGRLPYLALTLAASFGSYSLVKKRLGLPAAEGMFIESAALTLPALGYLGWLTWHSESSFGQVSAGHTALLMLAGAATAIPLLMFAGAANRLSLTALGMLQYLAPILQLGFGVLVFHEPMPPARLAGFALVWLALVVFTADAIRNVRRSRTALLAATPEPAAATAAR encoded by the coding sequence ATGAACCAGGTACGGCGTGGATACCTCTACGGGCTCGGCGCCTACACCATGTGGGGTTTCTTCCCGCTCTACATCCGGCTGCTGGAGCCGGCCGGGCCGGTCGAGATCCTGGCCCACCGGGTGGTCTGGTCGGTGGTCTTCGTCGCACTGCTGCTCGCGGTGGCCCGCAACTGGGGCTTCCTGCGCGATCTGCGGCACCGCCCCGGCAAGCTCGCCGGGATCGGGCTCGCCGCCGCGCTGATCGCGGTCAACTGGGGCGCCTACATCTACGGCGTCAACTCGGAACGGGTCGTCGAGACCGCCCTCGGGTACTTCATCAACCCGCTGGTCGTCGTCCTGCTCGGCGTCGCCGTGCTGCGCGAGCGGCTGCGGGTCGCCCAGTGGGTGGCGCTCGGCATCGGCGGCCTCGCGGTGGCGGTACTGACCGTCGACTACGGCCGGCTGCCCTACCTGGCGCTCACCCTGGCGGCGAGCTTCGGCAGCTACAGCCTGGTGAAGAAGCGGCTCGGGCTCCCCGCCGCCGAGGGGATGTTCATCGAGTCGGCGGCGCTCACCCTGCCGGCGCTCGGCTATCTGGGCTGGCTCACCTGGCACTCCGAGTCCAGCTTCGGCCAGGTCTCCGCCGGGCACACCGCCCTGCTGATGCTGGCCGGTGCGGCCACCGCCATCCCGCTGCTGATGTTCGCGGGTGCGGCGAACCGGCTCTCGCTGACCGCGCTCGGCATGTTGCAGTACCTGGCGCCGATCCTCCAGCTCGGCTTCGGCGTACTCGTCTTCCACGAGCCGATGCCACCGGCCCGGCTGGCCGGCTTCGCGCTGGTCTGGCTGGCCCTGGTGGTCTTCACGGCGGACGCGATCCGGAACGTCCGGCGGTCCCGTACCGCGCTGCTCGCCGCCACCCCGGAGCCGGCGGCGGCGACCGCGGCCCGCTGA
- a CDS encoding phage holin family protein encodes MGFLKGLLVRLAGTALAFWLATLIIPGITLDTDSVGEAVSTLVLVAIIFGVVNGVLQPIIKTLGCGLYLLTLGLIALVVNALLFMLTSAIAGALGLPFEVDGFWPAAVLGALFVSVVTWLLGLLMDRD; translated from the coding sequence ATGGGTTTCCTGAAAGGGCTTCTCGTCCGGCTCGCCGGCACCGCCCTGGCCTTCTGGCTCGCCACGCTGATCATTCCGGGGATCACCCTGGACACCGACTCGGTCGGCGAGGCGGTGAGCACGCTGGTCCTGGTCGCGATCATCTTCGGTGTGGTCAACGGTGTTCTCCAGCCGATCATCAAGACGCTCGGCTGCGGGCTCTACCTGCTCACCCTCGGCCTCATCGCGCTGGTGGTGAACGCGCTGCTCTTCATGCTCACCAGCGCCATCGCCGGTGCGCTCGGCCTGCCGTTCGAGGTCGACGGCTTCTGGCCGGCGGCGGTGCTCGGCGCGCTCTTCGTGAGCGTGGTCACCTGGCTGCTCGGCCTGCTGATGGACCGCGACTGA
- the eccE gene encoding type VII secretion protein EccE: MTLTAADNRTRPTGTPGSRIDRSPPAPLPASSTPSRSGLFGVRAGQIVALQVALALVLAAASQGPLLLAGAALLAVALVLLTWLRLRRRWLFEWIAIGLRYSSRQRTLPQAAPPEALLDLVNPGAVVLPVDLAGDAACMVSDAYGLTAVLELGDQVGMLADSPQSLLSPAGLLPAASAETPPMRVQLVLTGAPAPTLSAGSGTPATSYRQLTEGRLLGHERALLAVRVLRADGWSDEDLRRALSSAVRKVRRRLAPVPTRVLGERAALGVLAETVHHDGAQPARENWQGVSLGGLVQTTFRLRRWPDLRTEAGRRFVPRLLALPATATTVSVSAGPWAGGGTDNIRVDVTVRLAADSAQTLGTAVQALRRLLSAEHAVARRLDGEQLDGVAATLPLGVLGAGPTAPAPATTLPSSSVDSLDLPIGLAGLMLGANRHGAAVVARLFRAETTRVVLIGGVRAAQLIALRAMALGARIVVQTARPRAWEPFVRGASGPGSPIAMIPPGRPVGGPPGTQLHPLLVVVDVGPVAADSQPGPGWQTSLVVRDELAPVDVDAVSRADLVVLQPLRPHEAQLAGLALGLGDSADWLTRIRADMVGVINRRVLRWALLSATPIEAQLIGPPAR, translated from the coding sequence GTGACGCTAACTGCGGCAGACAACCGGACCCGGCCCACCGGCACCCCGGGCAGCCGGATCGACCGGTCGCCACCGGCGCCACTGCCGGCATCGTCCACTCCGTCCCGGTCCGGCCTGTTCGGCGTACGGGCCGGGCAGATCGTGGCCCTCCAGGTGGCGCTGGCCCTCGTGCTGGCCGCCGCCAGCCAGGGCCCACTGCTGCTCGCCGGTGCCGCGCTGCTCGCCGTCGCCCTGGTGCTGCTGACCTGGCTCCGGCTGCGCCGGCGCTGGCTGTTCGAGTGGATCGCGATCGGGCTGCGCTACTCCTCCCGGCAGCGGACGCTGCCGCAGGCCGCGCCGCCGGAGGCCCTGCTGGACCTGGTCAACCCCGGCGCGGTGGTGCTGCCGGTCGACCTCGCCGGTGACGCCGCCTGCATGGTCAGCGACGCCTACGGCCTCACCGCCGTCCTCGAACTCGGTGACCAGGTCGGCATGCTCGCCGACAGCCCGCAGTCGCTGCTCTCCCCGGCCGGCCTGCTGCCGGCGGCCAGCGCGGAGACTCCGCCGATGCGGGTGCAACTGGTGCTCACCGGTGCTCCGGCGCCGACGCTGAGCGCCGGCAGCGGCACCCCGGCGACGTCGTACCGGCAGCTCACCGAGGGGCGGCTGCTCGGGCACGAGCGGGCGCTGCTCGCCGTCCGGGTGCTGCGCGCCGACGGCTGGTCCGACGAGGACCTGCGCCGAGCGCTCTCCAGCGCCGTACGCAAGGTGCGCCGCCGGCTCGCCCCGGTGCCGACCCGGGTGCTCGGCGAACGCGCCGCGCTCGGCGTACTCGCGGAGACGGTGCACCACGACGGCGCGCAACCGGCCCGGGAGAACTGGCAGGGCGTCAGCCTCGGCGGCCTGGTGCAGACGACCTTCCGGCTGCGCCGCTGGCCGGACCTGCGGACCGAGGCGGGCCGCCGCTTCGTGCCCCGGCTGCTGGCGCTGCCGGCGACCGCGACCACGGTCTCGGTGAGCGCCGGGCCGTGGGCGGGCGGCGGCACCGACAACATCCGGGTGGACGTCACGGTACGGCTGGCCGCCGACAGCGCCCAGACGCTCGGTACCGCCGTCCAGGCGCTGCGCCGGCTGCTCTCCGCCGAGCACGCGGTGGCCCGGCGGCTGGACGGCGAGCAGCTCGACGGCGTCGCCGCCACCCTGCCGCTGGGGGTGCTCGGCGCCGGCCCGACCGCCCCGGCGCCGGCCACCACCCTGCCGTCCTCCTCTGTGGACTCGCTCGACCTGCCGATCGGCCTGGCCGGGTTGATGCTCGGCGCGAACCGGCACGGCGCGGCGGTGGTCGCCCGGCTGTTCCGGGCCGAGACCACCCGGGTGGTGCTGATCGGTGGCGTACGCGCCGCGCAGCTCATCGCGCTGCGGGCGATGGCGCTCGGCGCCCGGATCGTGGTGCAGACGGCCCGGCCGCGCGCCTGGGAGCCGTTCGTCCGGGGGGCCAGTGGGCCCGGCTCGCCGATCGCGATGATCCCGCCGGGGCGGCCGGTGGGTGGCCCGCCCGGCACCCAACTGCACCCGCTGCTGGTGGTCGTCGACGTCGGCCCGGTGGCCGCCGACTCGCAGCCGGGGCCGGGCTGGCAGACCAGCCTGGTCGTACGCGACGAACTCGCCCCGGTCGACGTCGACGCCGTCTCCCGCGCCGACCTGGTGGTGTTGCAGCCGCTGCGTCCACACGAGGCGCAGTTGGCCGGTCTGGCGCTCGGGCTGGGCGACTCGGCGGACTGGCTGACCCGGATCCGGGCCGACATGGTCGGGGTGATCAACCGTCGGGTACTGCGCTGGGCGCTGCTCTCGGCGACCCCGATCGAGGCGCAACTGATCGGCCCGCCGGCCCGGTAG
- the eccB gene encoding type VII secretion protein EccB → MPSRQDQLHSYQFMVQRVVGALVMRETDPAQSPFRRAAGATLASVLIALIGIGGSVVYGVFVGGGATKWKDSAVVIVEKESGAQYVYISDTQTLHPVLNYASALLIVGQPAPKTVSVSRKSLEGQPRGVTLGIRDLPESLPPSNRLLSGGWTVCSEPRTGGGGGQPQSTLLIGKAAPGGRELGDEGLLAEHPNGQLFLIWHNRRHLIQNPDLIISALTWGSQRRVPVAPALLNALPAGADLDEIRIPDAGEPSEAVQGAKIGEVFLVERQGGGGQYAVAKRDGLYNITEVQANILLTRDVVKQGEETKLSQGEYGAMPKKGDLVPGNDAAAPATTPKIAPAEGGVICGDVPDDRGVQGIRVGADMSAIPDPPATSAQSARGGALADQVVLEPGRGVVVEATASPGATGGAISVVTDQGRRHPVTSGEVLGNLGYGAAKRARMPSTLVTLIPDGPALDPAKARDRAGAQ, encoded by the coding sequence ATGCCGTCGCGGCAGGACCAGTTGCATTCCTACCAGTTCATGGTTCAGCGAGTGGTGGGCGCGCTGGTGATGCGGGAGACCGATCCCGCGCAGTCGCCGTTCCGGCGGGCGGCCGGTGCCACCCTGGCCAGCGTGCTGATCGCACTGATCGGGATCGGCGGCTCGGTGGTCTATGGCGTCTTCGTCGGCGGTGGCGCGACGAAGTGGAAGGACTCGGCGGTGGTGATCGTCGAGAAGGAGTCCGGCGCGCAGTACGTCTACATCAGTGACACCCAGACCCTGCACCCGGTGCTCAACTACGCCTCGGCGCTGCTCATCGTCGGCCAGCCCGCCCCGAAGACGGTGTCGGTGTCGCGCAAGTCGCTGGAGGGGCAGCCGCGCGGCGTGACGTTGGGCATCCGGGACCTGCCGGAGTCGCTGCCGCCGAGCAACCGGCTGCTCTCCGGCGGCTGGACGGTCTGCTCCGAGCCGCGTACCGGTGGCGGCGGCGGGCAGCCACAGTCGACACTGCTGATCGGCAAGGCGGCGCCCGGCGGTCGGGAGCTGGGCGACGAGGGCCTGCTGGCGGAGCACCCCAACGGCCAGCTCTTCCTGATCTGGCACAACCGCCGGCACCTGATCCAGAATCCTGACCTGATCATCAGCGCGTTGACCTGGGGCAGCCAGCGGCGGGTACCGGTGGCGCCGGCCCTGCTCAACGCGCTGCCCGCCGGGGCGGACCTGGACGAGATCCGGATTCCCGACGCGGGCGAGCCGTCCGAGGCGGTGCAGGGCGCGAAAATCGGCGAGGTCTTCCTCGTCGAGCGGCAGGGCGGCGGCGGCCAGTACGCGGTGGCCAAGCGCGACGGCCTCTACAACATCACCGAGGTGCAGGCCAACATCCTGCTGACCAGGGACGTCGTGAAGCAGGGCGAGGAGACCAAGCTCTCCCAGGGCGAGTACGGCGCGATGCCGAAGAAGGGCGACCTGGTGCCCGGGAACGACGCGGCGGCACCGGCGACCACGCCGAAGATCGCGCCGGCGGAGGGGGGTGTGATCTGCGGCGACGTCCCCGACGACCGTGGGGTGCAGGGCATCCGGGTCGGCGCGGACATGTCCGCGATCCCCGATCCGCCCGCCACCTCGGCGCAGTCGGCACGCGGCGGTGCGCTCGCCGACCAGGTGGTGCTGGAGCCGGGCCGCGGGGTGGTGGTCGAGGCGACCGCTTCGCCGGGTGCCACCGGCGGGGCGATATCCGTCGTCACCGACCAGGGTCGGCGGCATCCGGTGACCAGTGGCGAGGTGCTGGGCAACCTCGGCTACGGCGCCGCCAAGCGGGCACGGATGCCGAGCACCCTGGTCACGCTCATTCCGGACGGGCCGGCGCTGGATCCGGCGAAGGCCCGCGACCGGGCCGGCGCGCAATAG
- a CDS encoding WXG100 family type VII secretion target, which yields MSQTQAEAAVMEQTATKFESVDQSLQSMLSSLMGELEVLQSAWRGAGGRSFEQVKQQWSQNQEQIHRALRETATAIRTSGQQYDASDTEASSRMNATNAGGMTLPL from the coding sequence GTGTCCCAGACGCAGGCAGAAGCCGCGGTGATGGAACAGACCGCCACGAAGTTCGAGTCGGTCGACCAGTCGCTGCAGAGCATGCTCAGCAGCCTGATGGGCGAGCTCGAGGTGTTGCAGAGCGCGTGGCGTGGTGCTGGTGGCCGCTCGTTCGAGCAGGTCAAGCAGCAGTGGTCGCAGAACCAGGAGCAGATCCACCGCGCGCTGCGCGAGACCGCGACTGCGATCCGTACCTCCGGCCAGCAGTACGACGCGTCCGACACCGAGGCGTCGAGCCGGATGAACGCCACCAACGCCGGCGGCATGACGCTGCCGCTCTGA
- a CDS encoding WXG100 family type VII secretion target, whose product MSDGLLVVNFAALQQASADIQKALNTLDSQLDQLESDAAPLVNTWEGEAQQAYFQRQTKWRQGAQEMSNMLRDIKMALDESAADYLSTEKKNTGLFQ is encoded by the coding sequence ATGAGTGACGGCCTTCTTGTCGTCAATTTTGCCGCGTTGCAGCAGGCCAGCGCGGACATCCAGAAGGCGCTGAACACGCTCGACTCGCAGCTGGACCAGCTCGAGTCGGACGCCGCGCCGCTGGTCAACACCTGGGAGGGCGAGGCGCAGCAGGCGTACTTCCAGCGCCAGACCAAGTGGCGTCAGGGTGCGCAGGAGATGTCCAACATGCTGCGCGACATCAAGATGGCGCTGGACGAGTCCGCTGCGGACTACCTCAGCACCGAGAAGAAGAACACCGGCCTGTTCCAGTAG
- the mycP gene encoding type VII secretion-associated serine protease mycosin encodes MPGRTIRLTLIGAVTALAVPPIAAGPVTAAPLAPPVAQRVLPGCDNNNPPAQPITTMPWAQQRYAPERLAPLATGAGVTVAVIDSGVDKTHPQMKGRVLPGRDYLDPGLDGTRDCVRHGTGAASIIAATPREGVPFRGLAPQAKILPVRVSEKKVIEGKESGESVTVEKFAESIRWAVDNGARVINLSIVYYQDNPVLKRAVEYALEKDVVLVAAAGNLYTDKNPRPYPTSYDGVIGVGSVGEDGVVSPFSQRGDYVDLVAPGGNVVIAAPERGHLLDNGTSFATPFVTATVALIRQYWPELNARQVTQRLLAATDPVPGSDRDAYGAGLLNPYRAVTDTAAPARRQEAGGLPPHRIDPVEVARAERRSESQERALWVAGLAGTVALVALLLAVVLPRGARRRWRPAAASSQQPSRPAP; translated from the coding sequence ATGCCTGGCCGGACAATACGACTCACGCTGATCGGTGCCGTCACCGCGCTGGCGGTGCCGCCGATCGCGGCCGGTCCGGTCACGGCGGCGCCGCTCGCCCCGCCGGTCGCCCAGCGGGTCCTGCCCGGCTGTGACAACAACAACCCACCCGCCCAGCCCATCACCACCATGCCGTGGGCGCAACAGCGGTACGCCCCCGAGCGGCTCGCACCGCTGGCCACCGGAGCCGGCGTGACGGTCGCCGTGATCGACTCCGGCGTCGACAAGACGCATCCGCAGATGAAGGGACGGGTGCTGCCCGGGCGGGACTACCTCGACCCCGGCCTGGACGGGACGCGGGACTGCGTCCGGCACGGCACCGGCGCGGCCAGCATCATCGCCGCCACTCCTCGGGAGGGAGTCCCGTTCCGGGGCCTGGCGCCACAGGCCAAGATCCTTCCGGTACGGGTCTCCGAGAAGAAGGTCATCGAGGGTAAGGAATCGGGCGAAAGCGTCACCGTCGAGAAATTCGCCGAGTCGATCCGCTGGGCGGTCGACAACGGGGCGAGGGTGATCAACCTCTCGATCGTCTACTACCAGGACAACCCAGTCCTCAAGCGGGCGGTGGAGTACGCCCTGGAGAAGGACGTCGTACTCGTCGCCGCCGCCGGCAACCTGTACACCGACAAGAACCCGAGGCCGTACCCGACGTCGTACGACGGGGTGATCGGGGTCGGCTCGGTCGGCGAGGACGGGGTGGTCTCCCCGTTCTCGCAGCGCGGCGACTACGTCGACCTGGTCGCCCCCGGCGGCAACGTGGTGATCGCGGCACCGGAGCGTGGGCACCTGCTCGACAACGGCACCAGTTTCGCCACCCCGTTCGTGACCGCCACCGTGGCGCTGATCCGGCAGTACTGGCCCGAACTGAACGCGCGGCAGGTGACGCAGCGGCTGCTCGCCGCCACCGATCCGGTGCCGGGCTCCGACCGGGACGCCTACGGGGCCGGGCTGCTCAACCCGTACCGGGCGGTCACCGACACGGCGGCACCGGCCCGGCGTCAGGAGGCCGGTGGGTTGCCACCGCACCGGATCGACCCGGTGGAGGTGGCCCGGGCGGAACGGCGCTCGGAGAGCCAGGAGCGGGCGCTCTGGGTCGCCGGCCTCGCCGGCACCGTCGCGCTGGTGGCGCTGCTGCTCGCCGTCGTGCTGCCCCGGGGAGCGCGTCGCCGCTGGCGTCCCGCCGCCGCGTCGTCCCAGCAGCCCTCCCGGCCCGCGCCCTGA
- a CDS encoding SseB family protein, translated as MTEWEPATETEAAMRDALRAGDQELYFRILARTDLLLPVSAEALAGRAPMGWGTWTTGGRTHVLAFTSTAALRACLAENAGSTRRAAYPELAAGWPNPEWWLAVNPGLPIEGYLPAWFVSQLSRGDVRLPGRSMGARARLEQVERAARARATAAVPRRPPEGPPYRAEPEPESSRPIEPDGLPFRPAESDGLPRRSPGAPREPAEFFRPMDADSPGLPSRSPGAFREQAGAFPEPVESFREPAEPFREPAESFREPVESSFPAPAESFREPAETGSSGHPFRPAEPVREPAESSQEPTERFHEPAESFRESIDTFREPAETSGPVESSWPVEPVREPIEQSRPGETAGAAAPMMPPTGEPATTPPSSGEPTAFPSSPAPAPVPPSGTPATVPVIAPTPARSGLGGEFGSQISEDTSAGWMTPAGPARPTSSNAATSNTANGSSGPETPAAPSSSVSAPPSSVSAPPSSGAPAAPPPAWHGPGGQQFDRPDEPVETPQERPGVPVAQRTPPSETPAPEPWTPPPPGRAEPSLFTPVSRRPAGESPSEAAEPWSGTTADGSTVTHEAAATFRPAADPVSAGWSGADPEPIGAESAESVEAGPTEPIRTGTGTGTGLSQSFDGRSFTTDSLTMGSLPTENFTAAPTASEQFGTGPSGAGEATAGRSAREQFAAGPGVRERLGTGSSVTEQFSAGRVTEQFSAGRVAEQFSAGRSARAQYAAGTSVNEQYAAGSQVTERFPVGPQVTERFGGGPPVTEQFDSGTAPTAPIPAAAASTQPIPAGAAPTQPIPGGTASTVPIPAGAAGGQQSDAGPGTTDPVAAGPPAGADPAPARRLPSDFTPANEVERSLLDAAGDGSTDTFLSTLLLARVLLPVAFNSAPGSRPGDDGFEWRTELLDGERYIVVFTSPERLGDHLPETIDTVEVKFAQLIRRWPDDNYSFAVNPGTPVGAKLPGGQIVALANWAAEVGLGDDTGEPAPQAPAEEEAPRSTYAPAPEDPGRPTMMQKTIAPSQLSYYLDRGYDRVSGFVHRASEVAHLRTPAKLYAALGLNHPGSPFDRDAEEIYVLRWPAYRPSLYRIPYGGQNEAAMRAMEGWVIERPPFRGNGFAPGESSDVVAEFKVDSVRLPHGAQLHRIALDGTERLVATLDCDVPVWRRAEED; from the coding sequence GTGACCGAATGGGAGCCGGCCACCGAGACCGAGGCCGCGATGCGGGACGCACTGCGCGCGGGCGACCAGGAACTCTATTTCCGCATTCTCGCCCGTACCGATCTGCTGCTGCCGGTCTCCGCCGAGGCGCTCGCCGGTCGTGCGCCGATGGGCTGGGGCACCTGGACCACCGGCGGCCGGACACACGTACTCGCATTCACCTCCACCGCCGCCCTGCGCGCGTGTCTTGCCGAGAACGCCGGATCGACCCGGCGGGCAGCCTATCCGGAGCTGGCTGCCGGATGGCCCAACCCGGAGTGGTGGCTCGCGGTCAATCCGGGCCTGCCGATCGAGGGTTACCTGCCCGCCTGGTTCGTCTCCCAGCTGTCCCGGGGCGACGTGCGACTCCCCGGCCGCAGCATGGGCGCCCGGGCCCGGCTGGAGCAGGTCGAGCGGGCCGCCCGGGCCCGGGCCACGGCGGCCGTGCCGCGTCGCCCGCCGGAGGGGCCGCCCTACAGGGCCGAGCCCGAGCCCGAGTCGTCCCGGCCGATCGAGCCGGACGGGTTGCCGTTCCGACCGGCTGAGTCCGATGGTTTGCCGCGGCGTTCGCCCGGCGCGCCTCGGGAGCCGGCCGAGTTCTTCCGGCCGATGGACGCGGACTCGCCGGGGCTGCCGTCCCGGTCACCCGGGGCGTTCCGCGAGCAGGCCGGGGCGTTTCCCGAACCGGTCGAGTCGTTCCGCGAGCCGGCGGAGCCGTTCCGCGAGCCGGCCGAGTCGTTCCGTGAGCCCGTGGAGTCGTCGTTCCCTGCGCCGGCGGAGTCGTTCCGTGAGCCGGCGGAGACGGGGTCCTCGGGGCATCCGTTCCGGCCGGCCGAGCCGGTGCGGGAGCCGGCCGAGTCGTCGCAGGAACCGACCGAGCGGTTCCATGAGCCGGCCGAGTCGTTCCGTGAGTCGATCGATACGTTCCGTGAGCCGGCCGAGACGTCCGGACCAGTGGAGTCGTCCTGGCCGGTGGAGCCGGTGCGGGAGCCGATCGAGCAGTCCCGGCCCGGCGAGACGGCGGGTGCAGCCGCCCCGATGATGCCGCCGACCGGGGAACCGGCCACGACGCCCCCGTCGTCGGGTGAGCCGACGGCGTTTCCGTCGTCTCCGGCGCCGGCACCGGTCCCGCCGAGCGGCACCCCGGCCACGGTGCCGGTGATCGCCCCGACGCCGGCCCGTAGCGGGCTGGGTGGAGAGTTCGGCAGCCAGATCTCCGAGGACACCTCGGCGGGCTGGATGACACCGGCGGGACCGGCCCGACCCACCTCGTCGAACGCGGCGACGTCGAACACGGCGAACGGAAGTTCCGGCCCGGAAACACCGGCTGCTCCGTCGTCGTCGGTCTCCGCGCCGCCGTCGTCGGTCTCCGCGCCGCCGTCGAGCGGTGCGCCGGCTGCTCCGCCGCCGGCCTGGCACGGGCCCGGCGGCCAGCAGTTCGACCGGCCCGACGAACCGGTCGAGACCCCGCAGGAGCGGCCCGGCGTGCCGGTTGCCCAGCGGACACCGCCGTCGGAGACACCGGCGCCGGAGCCCTGGACGCCGCCACCACCCGGCCGCGCCGAGCCGTCGCTCTTCACCCCGGTATCTAGGCGCCCGGCCGGCGAGTCACCCTCCGAGGCCGCCGAGCCGTGGTCCGGTACGACGGCTGACGGCTCGACGGTGACCCACGAGGCGGCGGCCACGTTCCGGCCCGCCGCCGATCCGGTTTCCGCTGGCTGGTCCGGCGCCGATCCGGAACCCATCGGCGCCGAAAGCGCCGAAAGCGTCGAAGCCGGTCCGACCGAGCCGATCCGGACCGGCACCGGCACCGGCACCGGCCTCAGCCAGTCGTTCGACGGCCGCTCGTTCACGACCGACTCGCTGACGATGGGCTCGCTGCCCACCGAGAACTTCACCGCCGCCCCGACGGCCAGCGAACAGTTCGGCACCGGCCCGTCCGGCGCCGGAGAGGCCACCGCCGGCCGATCGGCGCGCGAGCAGTTCGCCGCCGGTCCCGGGGTCCGTGAACGCCTCGGTACCGGTTCGTCGGTGACCGAACAGTTCTCCGCCGGGCGGGTCACCGAACAGTTCTCGGCCGGCCGGGTCGCCGAGCAGTTCTCCGCCGGCCGGTCGGCCCGCGCGCAATACGCGGCCGGCACCTCGGTCAACGAGCAGTACGCCGCCGGTTCCCAGGTCACCGAGCGGTTCCCCGTCGGTCCGCAGGTCACCGAGCGGTTCGGCGGCGGCCCGCCGGTCACCGAGCAGTTCGACTCCGGAACGGCCCCGACCGCACCGATTCCGGCCGCAGCGGCGTCGACCCAACCGATTCCGGCCGGAGCGGCGCCGACCCAACCGATTCCGGGCGGAACGGCGTCGACCGTACCGATTCCGGCCGGGGCGGCCGGCGGCCAGCAGTCGGACGCCGGCCCGGGTACGACCGACCCCGTCGCCGCCGGGCCACCGGCCGGTGCCGATCCGGCCCCCGCCCGCCGGCTCCCGTCGGATTTCACCCCGGCCAACGAGGTCGAGCGGAGCCTGCTCGACGCGGCCGGTGACGGCAGTACCGACACCTTCCTCTCCACCCTGCTGCTCGCCAGGGTGCTGTTGCCGGTGGCGTTCAACTCGGCCCCGGGCAGCCGACCCGGTGACGACGGTTTCGAGTGGCGTACGGAGCTGCTGGACGGGGAGCGCTACATCGTGGTGTTCACCTCGCCGGAGCGGCTCGGTGACCACCTGCCGGAGACCATCGACACGGTCGAGGTCAAGTTCGCCCAGTTGATCCGGCGGTGGCCGGACGACAACTACTCGTTCGCGGTCAACCCGGGCACCCCGGTCGGGGCGAAGCTGCCGGGTGGGCAGATCGTCGCGCTGGCGAACTGGGCCGCCGAGGTGGGGCTCGGCGACGACACCGGCGAGCCGGCCCCGCAGGCTCCGGCCGAGGAGGAGGCGCCCCGGTCGACGTACGCGCCGGCTCCGGAGGACCCGGGTCGGCCGACGATGATGCAGAAGACCATCGCCCCCAGCCAGCTTTCCTACTATCTCGACCGGGGCTACGACCGGGTGTCGGGCTTCGTGCACCGGGCGTCCGAGGTCGCCCATCTGCGTACCCCGGCGAAGCTCTACGCCGCGCTCGGCCTCAACCACCCGGGGTCGCCCTTCGACCGGGACGCCGAGGAGATCTACGTACTCCGCTGGCCGGCGTACCGGCCCAGCCTCTACCGGATCCCGTACGGCGGGCAGAACGAGGCCGCCATGCGGGCGATGGAGGGCTGGGTGATCGAGCGGCCGCCGTTCCGGGGCAACGGGTTCGCCCCGGGCGAGAGCAGTGACGTGGTGGCCGAGTTCAAGGTGGACAGCGTACGGCTGCCGCACGGCGCGCAGTTGCACCGGATCGCTCTGGACGGCACGGAGCGGCTGGTGGCGACGCTGGACTGCGACGTACCCGTCTGGCGCCGGGCCGAGGAGGACTGA